The segment TCAAATTGACCACCtattttatacatcataagtatagacttaTCGTCAAAAGGTCATCACAAGATCATTTTCATAGGTatgacttactcatttacattcttaccaaatgtcacatattcatcgAATTCAGTACTCATGAATTTTGTGTACATAggtgtaccctttcaacatgatcataccttgtcatttctttgacatCATCTTTGGGTTTACCCGTTGAACCTCTTGGGATACTAAGGATACTCGAGAAAACTTGTACATGATGTAtcgtaccaatgccatgtctcagacatggtcttacactagctcttatatcgtggctgatgccatgtctcagacatggtcttacactagcatacatatcaatgccaatgccatgtcccagacatggtcttacactggctctcatatcgtggctgatgacatgtcccagacatggtcttacactagctcacatattgccatggtccaaccatggtcttcaCCGTCAATTTATCACATGGTGGAGGTTGTGGAAACTTTAGCTCTTGTTTTCTAAGTGCTTGCAAAAAAATTCTACTGTCATGTGTTGTTCCTTCCCAACTAGGAAATGCAAAAATAAAGCACATGTTGAAGTCACAAACTGCCATAATATTTTGAGTTGGTTCACCTTTTCGGCTGATATAAGGTATTTGAAAAAAAGGTGAAATGCATGCTTTTATGTGTGTTCCATCTATGGCCCCAATACAATCCTTCAAAATAAATATAAGTAATGAGATAAAAgttagaaataatttatattttaaaaatataaagattgtgTAAATTTTACCTTAAAGTGAGGCCAATATCTTGCCTCATGTCAAATATGGTTCGGTACTTCCTCGAATTGACCTTCAGTGGGTTTAATCGTGTCTATTCCCATTCGAGCAAATATATGCAACATCTCAGTAAAAATTTGACTAATAGTTTCCCCAGATTGTTGAAATAGCTCTCCTGCATTTGAATTTGATTCTCTATTTCCAAGAATATACAATAATAATGCTAACTTCTCCATCGCAGATACCTTCCCATGCTTTTAGCCATAATTTGTTTGCAAACCATGCAACAAGCTGTGAAATATATTTTTTGGCATCCTAAAACTATTCATGCAACGACCATCATGCCCATTTAATACTTCGTCCACCCACATTTGACCTGTATAATTTGAATCCATACACGGTTGCATAGTGAAATAAGTTTCATGGTGTACCAATACACTATTTAACACTTGTTCTTCCTCTTCATGATAATTGTTGTGCTCAACTTATATAACAATTGTGGATATTCTTCGTTATGCTTCTTCACTTAATTCATGGGTATCATAATTCATATAAAACTATTATAAATATTGTTAAATTAATCCATAACCTGAAAAAGTaatcaaatgaaaataaattaataacttgTGACATTCTATACAAcacaaaaaattgaataaaagcaTAGCATAAAAATACCAAACATAAAAATATCATACATTTGTTTTACATATAAAAAGTAAATCATACATTAGGTTTACATATAAAAAAGTTGATCATACATTAGTTTTGCATATAAAAAAGTAGATCATACATTAGTTTTACATATAAAAAAGTAGTATAGTTAGATTGCAATAATAATTCTAAGGAGCTTATGGTGGAGGTGGTGGATGGTATGGTTGGAAGGGAAATGAGGATGTTGCTACCAAGGATGAAAATGATGCAATTGGATTTTGTTCAGAATACTCACATCGAAGCCACCAAACCCTAACATCTGGATCTAAGTTCAAAAACACTTCTCGTTTCACCGGTATTTGAAACATTTTGATGGCAAAATAGTACAGTTCATCTTTTTTTGGAATTTCATCTCCCAAATCACGCAAAGCATCCATTGCATTTGAAATAGTATGTTGAGAGTGAGTAAAAATAATTTCAGTCACTGACTTCCTTAGACTAGCCATACTCTCACACAATTTCTCAATATGAGTAGCTAATGaatttcttgatgattttctaCTTGAACTTGATTTTTTTCCTTTACCGTGTACAACCCTAAGTGTTTCTGTTCTTTGATTAGGAGTTTCATGAGAAAGGTTTGATGGTACCTCATTAGGAGGGATACCTTCATTCTCATTACTATTTTCATTTGAATCACTAAATCCCTCATTAGTTGTATCATCTCCCATAGGAATCCCACTTGGAAAAACACCAGACGAAGGTGCCCATGCATTCTCTCCAGTGGCTACAATGGCACCAAACATTTGTCACATTAAATCATTCAATCGTGGTTCAATTCCTTTCTTCTTAAATCCTTTAAAATTAGGATTTTCCTACAAAAcatgttaaatgttaaatgttaaatattatacttagatttttatatttgtaaattattaatttcaataaactttatgcattaaaataatgataaagttaACACTAACCTGTATTTTTTCAGCCCACCATTCTGTGGTGGCATCGACCGTCTTTTTAGATGGACACCATCCAATACCTATAGATTCCTTAAGCAACTCCCTCCATAACCTCCATTCCTTTTTTAATGTATCCCACTTATTTTTCAATTGAggttttccataatttttttgtgtttttgcttGAAAAAGAGCAATGACATTTTCCCATCCTTTTGAGTTTAGATGAGTTGTTGGTCTATTACCAACATCGACTTCATTCACACAaagttcacaaaatatcaatgtcAGCTCATCATCCCAAACAGCTTTTGTTGCTAGGTACTATCTCCTTCCTCAAATTTTCGTGTCTTtaccatctattattattatttggattttaAATGTCAACCGACATAAaaccataaatatataattagataaaataatatagtttcataaaaaattaagaataaCACATCCCAAAAAGATGAAAGCCATAAGATGAACACTAAAGAAAAAATTCTCAAAGATCCATGGTAAACAATAATGAGGATATAGAAAGGATAATTGATTATGACTATCTTTTCAAAAGTGTAAGCAAACTTCATTCCTTATGTTTTTCTTAGCAACACTAGTCATCAAGAATTGCTTTATCCAATgtataaatgtaatgcccccatgcccaagaccgtcgccggagtcgagtatgaggtattactaagcttaatttaacatatttagaactttggattatttatttctacattcgcagcttttaagctacttgcatcatagtcacaagaaaaatcatatctcaagttactaaactcgaaatcaagatccgtaaattttccctaaatccagactcatatacctatctactaatttttttctagaatttttggttgggccaattagtatagtttattagttaaagttacccctgtttcaggacttgactggtctgacctctgtttactacgaaccacatttctctctgtaaaaaatccatatgactatgaggtttatttctcctgaaactagactcaataaggattcggaaaatataaaatacactaccaaattatatctttaaaatttatggtgaacttctaaagttggaacaggggattcagaaactgctatgaccctgtttcactaaaattcaaatatcttgtaacatataattcctttacctgtttcatttgtttcatgtgaaactagacataatacgcttcaatttgatatgtagtccatcaccaagttaaatttctatgatttttagtaaatttttaaactcgcgtcagtgttgctgcagtccaaggagaaaaactccgtctcacaaaacctttgtcagtcaactcttgcaactgcaactttaattccttcaactctgctggtgccattctatacggagcaattgaaATCGGAGCTGTTcctggtatcaaatcaataccaaattctacttccctgactggaggcaaacccggcaattcttccgaaatacgtcataaattcacacacaacctaagactgattcaactttctttacaacttcttttgtattaattacatacgccaaataagcttcataaccctttctcagatatctttgagccgacattgaagaaatc is part of the Gossypium arboreum isolate Shixiya-1 chromosome 5, ASM2569848v2, whole genome shotgun sequence genome and harbors:
- the LOC108451618 gene encoding uncharacterized protein LOC108451618, with product MFGAIVATGENAWAPSSGVFPSGIPMGDDTTNEGFSDSNENSNENEGIPPNEVPSNLSHETPNQRTETLRVVHGKGKKSSSSRKSSRNSLATHIEKLCESMASLRKSVTEIIFTHSQHTISNAMDALRDLGDEIPKKDELYYFAIKMFQIPVKREVFLNLDPDVRVWWLRCEYSEQNPIASFSSLVATSSFPFQPYHPPPPP